Proteins co-encoded in one Capnocytophaga ochracea DSM 7271 genomic window:
- a CDS encoding DUF4301 family protein, with protein MNELTEKDRQLLIKKGISEEILEAQIAQFKQGIPPIQLYKAAVIDDGIIPLSKEEAAKYAAIYQKRKRGNTILKFVPASGAATRMFKALFAFRDDFEPDRESFIAYVNRTGNKEVKTFFEGLERFAFYPILKAAIDKNHPDFSSLNEDIQKHIIVNTLLNEEGLGYGNMPKGLLPFHKHSEKIATPFEEHFREAVLYASDEEEAHLHFTITEQHTEAFYKELNHIKPILEERYNITFDVTFSYQKPSTDTISVTEDNEFFRDEEGNLVFRPAGHGALLSNLNDIDADIIFIKNIDNVVVKKYTDETVFYKEALAGKLCEVQDEVFKILHRIDNDKIKKKEIKHILDFLKEINISVPDYLYKFRRQYAMEFIKEQLNRPIRVCGMVKNEGEPGGGPFWVKDGENYSLQIIESAQVNMADAKQKEIFQQSTHFNPVDLVCGTKNYKGEKFDLQQYVDPNQAFITSKTFMGRPLKALELPGLWNGSMAHWITLFVEVPIITFNPVKVVNDLLKKTHQG; from the coding sequence ATGAATGAATTAACAGAAAAAGACCGCCAATTGCTCATTAAAAAAGGGATCTCCGAAGAAATACTCGAAGCCCAAATAGCGCAATTCAAACAAGGAATTCCTCCTATACAACTGTATAAAGCCGCTGTGATAGACGATGGTATTATTCCGCTCAGCAAAGAAGAAGCCGCCAAGTACGCTGCTATTTACCAAAAACGAAAGCGCGGTAACACTATCCTCAAATTCGTTCCTGCCTCTGGTGCGGCTACCCGTATGTTTAAAGCTCTTTTCGCTTTCCGAGACGATTTCGAACCCGATCGTGAGTCATTTATAGCTTATGTCAATAGAACAGGTAACAAAGAAGTTAAAACCTTCTTCGAAGGTCTCGAACGCTTTGCCTTTTATCCTATCTTAAAAGCTGCTATTGATAAAAATCACCCCGACTTTTCCTCACTAAACGAAGATATCCAAAAACACATCATCGTCAATACGCTTCTCAATGAAGAAGGGTTGGGCTATGGCAATATGCCTAAGGGATTACTACCTTTCCATAAGCATTCCGAGAAAATCGCCACTCCTTTTGAAGAGCACTTCCGCGAAGCAGTACTTTATGCCTCCGATGAGGAAGAAGCACACCTACACTTCACCATCACCGAGCAGCATACCGAAGCTTTTTATAAGGAACTCAACCATATCAAACCTATACTCGAAGAACGCTATAACATTACTTTCGATGTGACTTTCTCTTACCAAAAACCAAGTACTGATACAATTTCGGTAACCGAAGATAATGAGTTTTTCCGCGACGAAGAAGGTAATTTAGTCTTTCGCCCTGCGGGGCACGGAGCGCTACTCAGCAACCTCAACGATATCGATGCCGACATCATCTTCATCAAGAATATTGATAATGTGGTAGTGAAAAAGTATACCGATGAGACCGTGTTTTACAAAGAAGCGCTCGCCGGAAAACTATGTGAAGTACAAGACGAAGTGTTTAAAATCTTACATCGTATAGATAATGATAAGATTAAGAAGAAAGAGATTAAGCATATTCTCGATTTCCTCAAAGAAATTAATATCTCTGTTCCCGATTATCTCTATAAATTCCGCCGTCAATATGCTATGGAGTTCATCAAAGAGCAACTGAATCGCCCTATACGCGTATGCGGAATGGTGAAGAACGAAGGCGAACCTGGTGGAGGTCCTTTCTGGGTGAAAGATGGAGAAAACTATAGTTTACAAATCATCGAATCTGCACAGGTGAATATGGCAGATGCCAAGCAAAAGGAAATTTTCCAGCAATCTACTCACTTTAACCCCGTAGATTTGGTTTGTGGCACTAAGAACTACAAAGGCGAAAAATTCGATCTACAACAGTACGTAGACCCTAACCAAGCCTTTATAACTTCCAAAACCTTTATGGGCAGACCGCTAAAAGCTCTCGAACTCCCTGGTTTGTGGAATGGCTCTATGGCTCACTGGATTACCCTATTCGTAGAAGTACCTATCATCACCTTCAACCCCGTAAAAGTAGTAAACGATTTATTGAAGAAAACGCACCAAGGATAA
- a CDS encoding prephenate dehydratase has product MSEKIAIQGIKGSFHYQTAESYFGKDIEVLECRTFDAIVKALLKGDADWGVMAIENSIAGAILPNYALIDRHNLHITGEHYMNIQHHLMALGGQRLEDITEVHSHYMALLQCKDFFHDYPDIRLVESPDTAEAARQIHLQQLKGVAAIASASASELYGLPIIAESIQTIKRNATRFVVLRTTDAHLPKRGINKATLKFQVYDKSGSLATVLNVLRDYDMNMTKIQSLPVIETPWKYAFFVDVVFDSYARYQQAIQLLDIMTEELKVLGEYENRLNSESYSKSII; this is encoded by the coding sequence ATGAGTGAAAAAATAGCAATACAGGGTATCAAAGGTTCGTTTCACTATCAGACGGCTGAGAGTTACTTTGGCAAAGACATAGAGGTGCTGGAATGTCGTACTTTTGATGCGATAGTGAAAGCACTGCTGAAAGGCGATGCTGACTGGGGCGTGATGGCTATTGAGAATAGCATTGCAGGAGCAATATTACCTAATTATGCGCTTATAGACCGCCATAACCTGCATATTACAGGGGAGCACTATATGAACATACAGCACCACTTGATGGCGCTAGGAGGGCAACGCTTAGAGGATATTACTGAGGTGCATTCGCACTATATGGCACTGTTGCAGTGTAAGGATTTCTTTCACGATTATCCTGATATACGACTGGTGGAATCTCCTGATACAGCTGAGGCAGCACGACAGATACACTTGCAACAACTCAAAGGTGTAGCGGCTATTGCTTCGGCATCGGCTTCTGAGCTCTACGGCTTGCCTATTATTGCGGAAAGCATACAAACCATTAAGCGTAATGCTACCCGCTTTGTGGTACTCAGAACTACTGATGCACACCTACCCAAAAGAGGTATCAATAAGGCAACGCTTAAATTCCAAGTATATGACAAGAGTGGTAGTTTGGCAACGGTGCTGAACGTGTTACGCGATTACGATATGAATATGACTAAAATACAGTCGTTGCCTGTAATAGAGACTCCTTGGAAATACGCATTCTTTGTAGATGTGGTGTTTGATAGTTATGCCCGATACCAACAAGCGATACAACTTTTGGATATTATGACAGAAGAGCTAAAAGTATTAGGGGAATATGAAAATAGGTTGAACAGTGAGAGCTATTCAAAATCAATCATATAG
- a CDS encoding S9 family peptidase translates to MANYELQKVAVFRRNRVHQYLHTQLLLALFLSFYLLSAQSISLENIWTQHAFYPERMYNLKALKKTPQYTVLEYNRDKHIQEINLYDFATLSKVQTLFETNERVNRIESYEFSPDEKKLLIATRKEDIYRHSFIADYFLYDLATGDLKKVSDKRIQVPTFSPNGKQLAFVYENNLYLYDLTTGAETQITTDGQKNAIINGTADWVYEEEFGIVRLFAWNADGTQLAFIRSDERKVPEFSMDIYGYDLYPTPYTFKYPKAGEANSVVSLHIYTVADKSVAEIPLKAYYIPRLQWTNDPHKLTVQTLNRHQNDWQLLQVNSQTKATTSLVKETSATYVSINKEILFLPDNSFIYQSEQDGHNHFYYCNAKGKLVRQLTRGNWEVTDCYGYDPKTQQLFYQSTQTGSTRRGLYAVNLKGKAPRALSTEAGTNKGTFSGDYTMYIHAFANATTPPRYTLNDTKSGKQLKEIVTNAEYAQRLKAYNLPEKEFMELKTAKGTFNAYMLKPKDFDPKKQYPLLMYQYSGPGSQEVADQWWDMNDFWHAMLTQKGYIVLCVDGRGTGYKGADFKKCTYQQLGKYEVEDQAEVAQLVGAYPYIDKSRIGIWGWSFGGFMSSNCLFQKGDIFKMAIAVAPVTNWRFYDTIYTERFMRTPQENARGYDENSPLFHAAKLKGKYLLIHGSADDNVHVQNAMVLINTLVSLQKDFDWLIYPDKNHGIYDNTGSTRYQLYTKMTNFIIENL, encoded by the coding sequence ATGGCGAATTATGAATTACAAAAGGTGGCTGTATTTAGACGCAATAGAGTGCACCAATACTTACATACCCAGCTTTTGTTGGCTTTATTTCTTAGCTTTTACTTGTTATCTGCACAGTCTATTTCTTTAGAGAATATCTGGACGCAACACGCTTTTTACCCCGAACGTATGTACAACTTGAAGGCACTGAAGAAAACCCCACAATATACAGTGCTCGAATATAACCGTGACAAACACATTCAGGAAATTAACCTTTACGACTTTGCAACGCTCAGCAAAGTACAAACACTCTTTGAAACTAATGAAAGAGTGAACAGGATTGAGAGCTATGAGTTTTCTCCTGATGAGAAAAAGCTCCTTATCGCTACCCGAAAAGAGGATATCTACCGACATTCGTTTATAGCTGATTATTTTCTGTACGACCTCGCCACTGGCGACCTTAAAAAAGTGAGCGATAAGCGCATACAAGTCCCCACTTTTTCGCCTAATGGTAAGCAATTGGCTTTTGTATACGAAAACAACTTGTATTTATACGACCTTACGACGGGTGCGGAAACCCAAATCACTACCGACGGACAGAAGAACGCTATCATTAACGGTACTGCTGATTGGGTGTACGAAGAAGAATTTGGGATTGTGCGATTGTTCGCTTGGAATGCTGATGGTACACAATTAGCATTTATACGTTCAGATGAGCGCAAAGTACCTGAATTTTCAATGGACATCTACGGTTACGACCTCTATCCTACACCTTATACTTTCAAATATCCCAAAGCAGGGGAAGCTAATTCGGTGGTGAGTTTGCACATCTATACTGTGGCTGATAAATCGGTGGCTGAAATACCCTTGAAAGCCTATTATATCCCACGTTTGCAATGGACAAACGACCCTCATAAGCTGACGGTACAAACTCTCAATCGCCACCAAAACGATTGGCAACTCTTGCAAGTGAATAGCCAGACGAAGGCAACGACTTCCTTAGTGAAGGAAACTAGCGCGACTTATGTAAGCATCAACAAGGAGATACTATTTTTACCCGATAATAGCTTTATTTACCAATCGGAACAAGACGGGCATAACCATTTTTACTATTGTAATGCCAAAGGGAAATTAGTACGCCAGCTCACACGTGGCAATTGGGAAGTAACCGATTGCTATGGCTATGATCCTAAAACCCAGCAGTTGTTCTACCAATCTACCCAGACGGGCTCTACCCGCCGAGGGCTCTATGCGGTAAACCTCAAAGGCAAAGCCCCTCGCGCGCTTTCTACTGAGGCAGGAACAAACAAAGGCACATTCAGTGGCGATTATACAATGTATATTCACGCTTTTGCCAATGCCACTACGCCTCCACGCTATACGCTAAACGATACCAAAAGTGGTAAACAACTCAAAGAAATCGTTACCAATGCCGAATACGCTCAGCGATTAAAAGCCTATAATTTGCCCGAAAAAGAGTTTATGGAACTGAAAACTGCTAAGGGTACTTTCAACGCTTATATGCTCAAACCTAAGGATTTCGACCCTAAAAAGCAATACCCCCTCTTGATGTACCAATACTCAGGACCAGGTTCACAAGAAGTAGCTGACCAATGGTGGGATATGAACGACTTTTGGCACGCAATGCTCACCCAAAAAGGATATATAGTGCTATGTGTAGACGGCAGGGGCACAGGTTACAAAGGAGCAGATTTTAAGAAATGCACTTATCAGCAACTGGGTAAATACGAAGTTGAAGACCAAGCAGAAGTCGCTCAGCTCGTAGGGGCTTATCCTTATATAGACAAGAGCAGAATAGGCATTTGGGGTTGGAGTTTTGGAGGTTTTATGTCGTCTAACTGTCTGTTTCAAAAAGGCGATATATTTAAAATGGCGATAGCAGTAGCCCCTGTTACCAATTGGCGTTTTTACGATACTATTTACACCGAGCGTTTTATGCGTACCCCCCAAGAGAACGCAAGAGGTTACGACGAAAATTCACCGTTGTTTCACGCTGCCAAACTTAAAGGTAAATACTTGCTCATTCACGGTAGTGCCGACGACAATGTACACGTGCAAAACGCAATGGTACTCATCAATACCTTGGTGAGTTTGCAAAAAGATTTTGATTGGTTAATTTACCCCGATAAGAATCACGGTATTTACGACAACACAGGTAGCACACGCTATCAGTTATATACAAAAATGACGAATTTTATCATAGAAAATTTATAA
- a CDS encoding peptide MFS transporter encodes MDTNVENAKKKHPKGLYLVFLTGMWERFSYYGMRGILMLYLTKTWLEGGLAFDKATASLIYGFATGLTYFTPLIGGWIADNFLGQRRAVLLGGLIMFFGEFALFSINTHFGLYLGLFLLIIGNGFFKPNISALVGGLYESGDKRLDSAFSIFYMGINLGAFLAPLITGFLTDNIFATHGVDAQGKEIILSYGYRYGFLAAAIGMLIGELIFVFFAQKYLGDLGLQPKGGKKKVQELSEAEVQKPLTKEEKERIAVIFIYFFFAIFFFAGFEQAGSSLTLYTDNYINRTVMGFEIPTAWFQSVNPLFIVLLAPVFASFWGTKMGQRLTTPFKMGMGMILLGVGFFFMLGAVYERGGSIGVDPKDIAVKASLAWLVLTYLTHTIGELCLSPVGLSTVTKLSPPRLAGLMMGVWMMAAFFANAAGGVIASYVEKLGASVVFAAVSGFVILCGLGMILLNKKLQAMMHGVK; translated from the coding sequence ATGGATACAAACGTAGAAAATGCGAAAAAGAAGCACCCTAAGGGGCTTTATTTGGTGTTCCTAACAGGTATGTGGGAGCGTTTCAGTTACTATGGAATGCGTGGTATTTTGATGTTATACCTCACCAAGACGTGGCTTGAAGGCGGTTTGGCTTTCGATAAAGCTACAGCGAGTCTTATCTATGGCTTTGCCACAGGACTTACCTATTTCACCCCGCTAATTGGCGGTTGGATAGCCGATAACTTTTTAGGACAACGCAGGGCAGTATTGTTAGGGGGACTCATAATGTTCTTCGGTGAGTTTGCGTTGTTCTCTATAAACACTCACTTTGGCTTATATTTAGGGCTATTTTTGTTGATTATAGGTAACGGGTTCTTCAAACCGAATATTTCAGCCTTGGTAGGAGGACTCTATGAATCAGGTGATAAACGTTTAGACTCGGCTTTCTCGATTTTCTATATGGGTATTAACTTAGGGGCTTTCTTAGCACCACTCATTACTGGATTCCTTACTGATAACATCTTTGCTACTCACGGTGTAGATGCACAAGGAAAAGAAATAATCCTTTCTTACGGTTATAGATATGGATTCTTGGCAGCTGCTATCGGTATGCTTATAGGAGAGTTGATATTTGTTTTCTTTGCACAGAAATACTTAGGCGACCTTGGATTGCAACCAAAAGGTGGTAAGAAAAAAGTACAAGAACTTTCGGAAGCCGAAGTGCAAAAACCACTTACCAAAGAAGAAAAAGAGCGCATTGCTGTTATCTTTATTTATTTCTTCTTTGCCATCTTCTTTTTTGCAGGATTTGAGCAAGCGGGCTCTTCGCTTACCCTTTATACCGATAACTATATCAACAGGACGGTGATGGGCTTTGAAATTCCTACTGCTTGGTTCCAATCAGTAAACCCATTGTTTATTGTATTGTTAGCACCGGTATTTGCATCGTTTTGGGGTACTAAAATGGGACAACGTCTCACTACTCCGTTTAAAATGGGAATGGGAATGATACTCTTAGGGGTAGGGTTCTTCTTTATGCTTGGCGCTGTTTACGAGCGCGGTGGCTCTATAGGGGTAGACCCTAAAGATATAGCAGTGAAAGCGAGCTTAGCTTGGTTGGTGCTTACTTACCTTACTCATACCATTGGTGAGTTGTGTTTATCACCCGTAGGACTTTCTACGGTTACAAAACTTTCACCTCCGCGTTTAGCAGGACTTATGATGGGTGTTTGGATGATGGCTGCTTTCTTCGCCAATGCAGCAGGAGGAGTGATTGCTTCTTACGTAGAGAAACTTGGGGCAAGTGTAGTATTTGCTGCGGTTTCAGGATTTGTAATCCTCTGTGGTTTAGGAATGATACTCCTTAACAAGAAACTTCAAGCGATGATGCACGGAGTAAAATAG
- a CDS encoding IPExxxVDY family protein — translation MAKLKLSTEFFCDYKLIALHTHLEDYQLAYFLNKTLHLQLAKTKGKACLTMPSGEQFSYYTWEDTSADIIWHCIANKLQDTQTPTAVVTLFEELPQVQYLVENEKKVDYFLKIDTEGRLDIPKILNRLREVPATTAREIAIDTLDKKYKLIFQEC, via the coding sequence ATGGCAAAACTGAAGCTATCGACAGAGTTTTTTTGCGATTATAAACTTATCGCTCTTCACACCCATTTGGAAGACTATCAGCTGGCGTATTTTTTAAATAAAACGCTACATTTGCAGTTGGCTAAGACAAAAGGAAAGGCTTGTTTGACGATGCCTTCGGGAGAACAGTTTTCTTATTATACTTGGGAGGACACCTCTGCGGATATTATTTGGCATTGTATAGCTAACAAATTGCAAGACACACAAACTCCTACTGCTGTGGTTACCCTTTTTGAAGAACTGCCACAGGTGCAATATTTGGTTGAGAACGAAAAGAAGGTGGATTACTTTTTGAAGATAGATACTGAAGGGCGGCTGGATATACCGAAAATTTTAAATCGGCTTCGTGAAGTGCCTGCCACTACCGCACGAGAAATAGCAATTGATACCCTAGATAAAAAATATAAATTGATTTTTCAAGAATGTTAA
- the pyk gene encoding pyruvate kinase: MLNTKKTKIVATLGPATESPEVIRDMMVAGVNVFRINFSHADYDDVRNRVQMIRQINEENGFHTAILADLQGPKLRVGVMEDDVTVYPGDRVTFVTGEPFVGTKERVYMNYKEFPTDVNPGERILLDDGKLIFEVESTNREDEVVAVVVQGGPLKSKKGVNLPNTKVSLPALTEKDVRDALFAITQDVDWFALSFVRHPEDIQDLKDLIEENAGHRIPIIAKIEKPEALVNIDKIMAACDGIMVARGDLGVEIPAEEVPLIQKELVRKAKSHHIPVIIATQMMESMISSLTPTRAEVNDVGNSVMDGADAVMLSGETSVGKYPVQVIQQMTRIIKSVEDSNLIQVPLVTPFIRSLRYVTNTICFHAAKMANDTNAKVITSLTNSGYAAFRISSYRPNSHILIFTANKRILTQLNLLWGVTTFYYDRFVSTDELIEDINHIANEKGYVDMGDIMISLVSMPMQGKGMVNTLRVSEIDSCAVNFEKKKKK, encoded by the coding sequence ATGTTAAATACAAAGAAAACAAAGATTGTAGCGACCTTAGGTCCAGCGACCGAGAGTCCTGAGGTGATAAGAGATATGATGGTTGCGGGGGTAAATGTATTCCGCATCAACTTCTCGCACGCCGATTACGACGATGTACGCAACCGCGTGCAAATGATTCGCCAAATCAACGAAGAAAACGGCTTTCATACTGCTATCCTCGCTGACCTACAAGGTCCTAAATTGCGTGTGGGGGTAATGGAGGACGACGTTACGGTATACCCTGGTGACCGAGTTACTTTCGTTACCGGAGAGCCCTTCGTAGGAACTAAAGAGCGCGTATATATGAACTACAAAGAGTTCCCTACCGATGTGAACCCCGGAGAGCGTATCTTGTTAGACGATGGGAAACTCATCTTTGAAGTAGAATCGACCAACCGCGAAGACGAGGTAGTAGCGGTAGTAGTGCAAGGCGGTCCGCTGAAATCTAAAAAGGGCGTGAATTTGCCTAACACCAAAGTTTCGCTTCCTGCGCTTACCGAAAAAGACGTGCGTGATGCCCTTTTTGCTATCACACAAGACGTAGACTGGTTTGCGCTCTCTTTTGTGCGTCACCCTGAAGACATTCAGGATTTAAAAGACCTCATCGAAGAAAATGCTGGACACCGCATTCCTATCATCGCTAAGATAGAAAAGCCAGAAGCCTTGGTGAATATCGATAAGATTATGGCGGCTTGCGACGGTATAATGGTGGCTCGTGGAGACCTTGGTGTAGAAATCCCAGCAGAAGAAGTGCCTCTTATCCAAAAGGAATTGGTACGCAAGGCTAAATCACACCATATTCCGGTAATCATCGCTACCCAAATGATGGAAAGTATGATTTCCAGCTTGACACCTACCCGTGCAGAGGTAAACGACGTAGGAAACTCGGTAATGGACGGTGCTGATGCGGTAATGCTTTCAGGCGAAACTTCGGTAGGAAAATATCCTGTACAGGTAATCCAACAAATGACTCGCATCATCAAGAGTGTAGAGGATTCGAATTTAATACAAGTACCACTTGTTACACCTTTTATCCGTTCGTTGCGCTATGTAACTAACACTATCTGTTTTCACGCAGCCAAGATGGCGAACGACACCAATGCCAAAGTGATTACCTCGCTTACAAACAGTGGGTATGCTGCTTTCCGCATTTCGTCGTACCGACCTAATTCGCACATTCTCATCTTTACTGCCAACAAGCGTATCCTCACCCAGTTGAACCTTTTGTGGGGGGTAACTACTTTCTACTACGACCGCTTTGTTTCTACTGATGAGCTTATTGAAGACATTAACCACATTGCCAACGAAAAAGGCTACGTGGATATGGGTGATATAATGATAAGTCTCGTGTCGATGCCAATGCAAGGCAAGGGAATGGTAAACACTTTGCGCGTATCGGAAATCGACTCGTGTGCGGTGAATTTTGAGAAGAAAAAGAAGAAATAA
- the gldB gene encoding gliding motility lipoprotein GldB — translation MIKKIFIFTSLLLAMACSDKKEKEIAAIPMDFDWIRLDSLFMKTPDAKMGELCAQYPYFFTQSVTPEEWCEIRKGSIFPDIPAFANLHYADLYGEIEKSVGTLSAEKKEIKNLFQHIKYYFPKFEPPKVVMLISRVAYETRVIYADSLLLIGTDNYLGTQHKYYQDMDKYIRADLDKKNLVIDVADAFADKLVPRGIHLTFLDNMIYEGKKLYLESELLPKKTPADLLRYDAKKYAWAEANEAEIWRYFIEKELLYQTDKKLLTRFLYPAPFSKFYLELDNESPGQIGRFIGLRIVQAYAKNHKEESMLKILAMKPDELFKQSLYKPDKN, via the coding sequence ATGATAAAGAAAATATTCATTTTTACGAGTCTGCTATTAGCAATGGCTTGTAGCGACAAAAAAGAGAAAGAAATAGCAGCGATTCCGATGGACTTTGATTGGATACGTCTTGATTCGCTCTTTATGAAAACTCCTGATGCAAAAATGGGTGAGTTATGTGCACAGTATCCTTATTTTTTCACTCAGAGCGTTACCCCCGAAGAGTGGTGTGAGATACGCAAGGGTTCTATCTTCCCTGATATTCCTGCTTTTGCGAATCTGCATTATGCCGATTTGTACGGAGAAATTGAAAAGAGTGTAGGTACACTTTCTGCTGAGAAGAAAGAGATTAAGAACTTGTTTCAGCATATTAAGTACTATTTCCCCAAGTTTGAGCCACCTAAAGTAGTGATGCTCATCAGTAGGGTAGCTTATGAAACCCGAGTGATTTATGCCGATAGTCTCTTACTTATCGGTACAGATAATTACTTAGGAACTCAACACAAATACTACCAAGATATGGATAAGTACATCAGGGCTGATTTAGACAAGAAAAACCTTGTGATAGATGTAGCTGATGCTTTTGCCGATAAACTCGTACCTCGTGGCATACACCTCACTTTCTTGGACAATATGATTTACGAGGGCAAAAAGCTCTATCTAGAAAGTGAGCTATTACCCAAAAAAACACCCGCTGACCTTTTGCGGTATGATGCGAAGAAGTACGCTTGGGCTGAGGCAAACGAAGCTGAGATATGGCGTTATTTTATAGAAAAAGAATTGCTGTATCAAACAGATAAGAAACTGCTCACCCGCTTTTTGTATCCAGCCCCCTTCTCCAAGTTTTACTTAGAATTAGATAATGAATCACCAGGACAAATAGGTAGATTTATAGGACTACGCATAGTACAAGCCTATGCTAAAAATCATAAAGAGGAATCTATGTTGAAAATTTTGGCAATGAAACCCGATGAGCTCTTTAAGCAATCACTCTATAAACCTGATAAGAATTAA